A section of the Lujinxingia sediminis genome encodes:
- a CDS encoding gamma-butyrobetaine hydroxylase-like domain-containing protein — MGYVPHPTEIEYKSAARALRIVFSDDHEAVYPTRYLRGFCPCARCQGHTSGPHRFIEHQPSQAEVVDVRQVGNYAINIVFADGHDTGIYAFQRLRELCPCPACMPKGLSDEYR; from the coding sequence ATGGGTTACGTCCCCCACCCCACCGAAATCGAATACAAATCGGCCGCCCGCGCCCTGCGCATCGTCTTCAGCGACGACCACGAGGCCGTCTACCCCACCCGCTACCTGCGCGGCTTCTGCCCCTGCGCCCGCTGCCAGGGCCACACCAGCGGCCCCCACCGCTTCATCGAGCATCAGCCCTCCCAGGCCGAGGTCGTCGACGTACGCCAGGTGGGCAACTACGCCATCAACATCGTGTTTGCCGACGGGCACGACACCGGCATCTACGCCTTCCAGCGCCTGCGCGAGCTTTGCCCCTGCCCGGCCTGCATGCCGAAGGGGTTAAGCGACGAGTATCGCTGA
- a CDS encoding choice-of-anchor D domain-containing protein has translation MFNPLLPHTPSAGRLSSILLPLAMMLLVGTLGCGEEDGDGDNLSGLDAPSILVSPSSFNFPDTPIGERETATLIISNTGGSVLNITEMELVDESPSPQFRRGQGFLSTLQIPSGESHEFSVSYIPVSPDPARAEVRMRTNDPDNAEVIVELNTPQLGPQIFGNQAVRFNRVPAGEEAWTLTTIQNIGTTPLSISQILLGRNSDFDIAFPTPGADPADLESDTDQWPEVLEPGEAFDIRIWFRPINNNPSSGEVTILSNDPNRSTFSLELIGNSGSPCMEVNQGEVLDFGASSAGQVGRRSVVITNCSAETPLELTNIFLSENPNSIFDLNLDPLGGDPDDAPVSIAPSRSATFQVLFAPISETASYEAKLTIESNDTVASPYEIALLGEGTDNECPVAVAEGRILNTTRTFTEGTALPLNTIELLGGSSFDPDGQIDFYEWTILEAPENSQARLSPSPNIVDPTLYLDLAGTYVVELMVYDNQGVASCGEPATVTIQAIPEDDVHIQLVWDAPGVANPTPDAGVDLDLHYLHPSGRWNGDGSVYWNNRFPNWGNTEDERDDPRLDIDDTCCGGPENINHSNPESGLEYGVGVYYFTDRGLGAAYATVRIYIRGELRFQLRNTYMPSEGYFWHVANIRWPSTDVYRRDVIDFGFPVQ, from the coding sequence ATGTTCAACCCGCTTCTCCCCCACACCCCGAGCGCCGGTCGGCTCTCGTCGATTCTGTTGCCTCTGGCGATGATGCTGCTTGTCGGAACGCTCGGCTGCGGCGAAGAGGATGGCGATGGCGACAACCTCTCCGGGCTCGACGCCCCCTCAATTCTCGTCTCACCATCGAGCTTCAACTTCCCCGACACCCCCATCGGGGAGCGCGAGACTGCCACGCTGATCATTAGCAACACCGGCGGCTCCGTGCTCAACATCACCGAGATGGAGCTGGTCGATGAGAGCCCCTCCCCGCAGTTCCGTCGCGGTCAGGGCTTTTTGAGCACCCTGCAGATTCCCTCCGGTGAGTCGCATGAGTTCAGCGTGAGCTACATCCCGGTCAGCCCCGATCCGGCCCGCGCCGAAGTTCGTATGCGCACCAACGACCCGGATAACGCCGAGGTCATCGTCGAGCTCAACACCCCGCAGCTCGGCCCACAGATCTTCGGCAACCAGGCGGTGCGCTTTAATCGCGTGCCCGCCGGTGAAGAAGCCTGGACGCTGACCACCATCCAGAACATCGGTACCACCCCGCTGAGCATCAGCCAGATTCTGCTCGGCCGAAACAGCGACTTCGACATCGCCTTCCCCACCCCGGGTGCCGATCCGGCCGACCTGGAGAGCGACACCGACCAGTGGCCCGAAGTGCTGGAGCCGGGCGAAGCCTTCGACATCCGCATCTGGTTCCGGCCGATCAACAACAACCCCTCCTCGGGCGAAGTCACGATCCTCTCCAACGACCCCAACCGCTCGACCTTCTCGCTGGAGCTCATCGGCAACAGCGGCTCCCCCTGCATGGAGGTCAACCAGGGCGAAGTCCTCGACTTCGGCGCAAGCTCCGCCGGTCAGGTCGGCCGCCGCTCGGTCGTTATCACCAACTGCAGCGCGGAGACCCCGCTGGAGCTCACCAACATCTTCTTGAGCGAGAACCCCAACAGCATCTTCGACCTCAACCTCGACCCGCTCGGCGGCGACCCGGATGATGCCCCCGTGTCGATCGCGCCCTCGCGCTCGGCGACCTTCCAGGTGCTTTTCGCGCCGATCTCCGAGACGGCTTCGTACGAGGCGAAGCTGACCATTGAGAGCAACGACACCGTTGCCTCGCCCTATGAAATCGCGTTGCTCGGTGAGGGCACCGACAACGAGTGCCCGGTGGCCGTGGCTGAGGGCCGTATCCTCAACACCACCCGCACCTTCACCGAAGGCACCGCGCTTCCGCTCAACACCATCGAGCTTCTCGGCGGCTCGAGCTTCGATCCTGACGGACAGATCGACTTTTACGAGTGGACCATCCTGGAGGCCCCCGAAAACTCCCAGGCCCGCTTGAGCCCCAGCCCCAACATCGTCGATCCGACCCTCTACCTGGACCTGGCTGGCACCTATGTGGTCGAGCTGATGGTCTACGACAACCAGGGCGTCGCCAGCTGCGGCGAACCTGCCACCGTCACCATTCAGGCCATCCCCGAGGATGACGTGCACATCCAGCTGGTCTGGGACGCCCCGGGCGTTGCCAACCCCACTCCGGATGCCGGCGTCGACCTCGACCTGCACTACCTCCACCCCAGCGGTCGCTGGAATGGTGATGGCAGCGTCTACTGGAACAACCGCTTCCCCAACTGGGGCAACACCGAAGACGAGCGCGACGATCCTCGCCTCGACATCGATGACACCTGCTGCGGCGGTCCGGAAAACATCAACCACTCCAACCCGGAGTCGGGCCTGGAGTACGGCGTGGGCGTCTACTACTTCACCGACCGCGGCCTGGGCGCAGCCTACGCCACGGTGCGCATCTACATCCGCGGGGAGCTTCGCTTCCAGCTGCGCAACACCTACATGCCCTCGGAAGGCTACTTCTGGCACGTGGCCAACATCCGCTGGCCGAGCACCGACGTGTACCGTCGCGATGTGATCGACTTCGGCTTCCCGGTCCAATGA
- a CDS encoding DNA gyrase/topoisomerase IV subunit B encodes MSATAGQYTAKDITILEGLEPVRKRPGMYIGGTGKAGLHHLLWEVVDNSVDEAINGYASFIEVTLHADGESMTVSDNGRGIPVDIHPKNGRSALEIILTTLHAGGKFDNDNYFTSGGLHGVGSSVVNALSTSLIARIKRDGILHEQSFARGIPLAPIAEMGDARGSGTEIFFRPDPEIFEDTSFDATLIAEWLEIKSYLNQGLRILFRDELRGAFHEFKHEGGIKDFLAHIQKSSNQPPIHTDVVVVRETDPAPNVARVEIALQWTEDTSEDLRAFVNGIPTADGGTHEQGFKDGVVKAMRTYFDTHDLAPKSLNIASEDIREGLKAIISVFMMDPQFQGQTKSKLNNPDIRNIVSGIVRVELERFLNANSNTGNAIAQRIIQAARARQASRSAARQVKRKRAVSHRLNLPGKLADCSSTDPEECELFIVEGNSAGGNAKQGRDRRTQAILPLRGKVLNAEQATLSKVSSNKELSDVADALGCGLGDTFDASKLRYHKIILLMDADSDGLHISTLLLTFFYRYMPRLIDEGYLYIAQPPLYRIDWGNETFWVLDEVERERILKKLARSKKTKKINLQRFKGLGEMMADTLKSTTLDPEQRRLLKVVVSEEHRDDTDKVIGNLMGKDASLRFDFIMENARYADELDV; translated from the coding sequence ATGAGCGCCACCGCTGGTCAATACACCGCCAAAGACATCACGATCCTCGAAGGCCTGGAGCCGGTGCGCAAACGCCCCGGCATGTACATCGGCGGCACCGGCAAGGCCGGGCTCCATCACCTGCTCTGGGAGGTGGTCGACAACTCGGTGGACGAGGCCATCAACGGCTACGCCTCGTTTATCGAGGTGACCCTGCACGCCGATGGCGAGTCGATGACCGTCAGCGATAACGGCCGGGGCATTCCCGTGGACATTCACCCCAAAAACGGCCGCAGCGCGCTGGAGATCATCCTGACGACCCTGCACGCCGGGGGTAAATTCGACAACGATAACTACTTCACCTCCGGCGGCCTTCACGGCGTGGGCTCCTCGGTGGTCAACGCCCTGAGCACCAGCCTCATCGCCCGCATCAAGCGCGACGGCATCCTGCATGAGCAGTCCTTTGCCCGGGGCATCCCGCTCGCTCCCATCGCCGAGATGGGTGACGCGCGCGGCTCCGGCACCGAGATCTTCTTTCGGCCCGACCCCGAGATCTTTGAGGACACCAGCTTCGACGCCACGCTGATCGCCGAGTGGCTTGAGATCAAGAGCTATCTCAACCAGGGCCTGCGCATCCTCTTTCGCGACGAGCTCCGCGGAGCCTTCCACGAGTTCAAGCATGAGGGCGGCATCAAGGATTTTCTGGCGCATATCCAGAAATCCAGCAATCAGCCCCCCATCCATACCGACGTCGTGGTGGTGCGCGAGACCGATCCGGCACCCAACGTCGCCCGCGTGGAAATCGCGCTGCAGTGGACCGAAGACACCTCCGAAGATCTGCGCGCCTTTGTCAACGGCATCCCCACCGCCGACGGCGGCACCCACGAGCAGGGCTTTAAAGACGGCGTCGTCAAGGCCATGCGCACCTACTTCGACACCCACGATCTGGCGCCTAAAAGCCTCAACATCGCCTCCGAAGACATCCGCGAGGGGCTCAAGGCCATCATCAGCGTCTTTATGATGGACCCGCAGTTCCAGGGCCAGACCAAGAGCAAGCTCAACAACCCGGACATCCGCAACATCGTCTCCGGCATTGTGCGCGTGGAGCTGGAGCGTTTCCTCAACGCCAACTCCAACACCGGCAACGCCATCGCCCAGCGTATCATCCAGGCCGCCCGCGCCCGCCAGGCCAGCCGCTCGGCGGCCCGGCAGGTCAAGCGCAAGCGCGCCGTCAGCCACCGCCTCAACCTCCCCGGCAAACTCGCCGACTGCTCCTCGACCGACCCCGAGGAGTGCGAGCTCTTCATCGTCGAGGGGAACTCCGCCGGTGGTAACGCCAAGCAGGGCCGCGATCGCCGCACCCAGGCCATCCTCCCGCTGCGCGGGAAGGTGCTCAACGCCGAGCAGGCCACCCTCTCCAAAGTCTCCAGCAACAAGGAGCTCAGCGACGTGGCCGACGCGTTGGGCTGCGGCCTGGGCGACACCTTCGACGCCTCCAAGCTGCGCTACCACAAGATCATCCTCCTGATGGACGCCGACAGCGACGGTCTGCACATCTCCACCCTGCTTTTGACCTTCTTCTACCGCTACATGCCACGCCTGATCGACGAGGGTTACCTCTACATCGCCCAGCCTCCGCTTTACCGCATCGACTGGGGCAATGAGACCTTCTGGGTCCTCGATGAGGTCGAGCGCGAGCGCATCCTCAAGAAGCTTGCGCGTAGTAAGAAGACCAAGAAGATCAACCTGCAGCGCTTTAAAGGGCTTGGCGAGATGATGGCCGACACCCTTAAATCCACGACCCTGGACCCGGAGCAGCGTCGTCTGCTCAAAGTCGTGGTCAGCGAGGAGCATCGCGACGACACCGATAAAGTCATCGGTAATTTGATGGGGAAGGATGCGTCGCTGCGTTTTGATTTCATTATGGAGAACGCCCGCTACGCCGATGAGCTCGACGTCTGA
- a CDS encoding AAA family ATPase yields the protein MRDASVELAGRLLDTIEACEDEERYRDYRDQLYALGTSILGVLRENLGHRHHLRRMAAATNLGRLGDRESIPKLVGLIHDPHAGVREMALFSLGILGDAASTEAVLGAMHDYDADVRYRALVALGDLNYAHLEEVLIRAMEDESYGVREQALTQLRTVGTPRCLPVVLKALLERELEMQQSAEEILDRLVPRLTREQYKKLPDQLTPRERRLVLNYLEARNLQEVYGTLWQRLQLVSKTSAPSRGLDKYGRLLHTDEERPFLTRAFEREEVVTTLVEHFTDDRSQRSMLLVGEAGVGKTAIIHEVALRLSTDEEGWQILETNTSELISGTRYLGDWETKLKEMAEAILKHDKVLMYITNPNDLLGAGAHSKSDENFADFFKPYLQRGQLRIIAECTEDDLKNGLSRDPGFLRLFRQVKVQPMDEAETLRVLTRRLSVLNLDDDRLLEVEPGCLEQIRDFAESFYTRSFAPGRACDLMDALIDYTVRQEGTKVGEFVLRSHNIPPCLAEVTGMSLDLLDDTRPMDLEETRAWFKRRLIDQERAVDAIVDRLAMVKTGMHDPARPLGVFFLVGPTGVGKTYFTGLVAERLFGSKSRMVRFDLSEYQGRFALEKLIGSPHDKDREGLLTEAIRNQPFSVLLFDEFEKADAEIFNLFLQILDEGRLTDARGQTTDFRQTLIFLTSNLGASRTSVQAMGFGPEDRRQEQGAHIRNKLDEFFAPEFLNRLDEVLVFNPLSPDAMERLVELELNKALGRRGFKRRRLQVEVDPAARRWLEARGFSERFGARELKRTLEKHVLNAISRALLENPGPHTGKCARVGVENDQIRVTLHKVSNPPAKSPGLPREPRAPSRVETP from the coding sequence ATGAGGGATGCATCAGTAGAGCTGGCCGGACGGCTTCTGGATACGATTGAGGCGTGTGAGGACGAAGAGCGCTACCGCGATTATCGCGATCAGCTCTACGCGCTGGGCACTTCGATCCTGGGGGTGTTGCGGGAGAATCTGGGGCATCGCCATCATCTGCGTCGCATGGCGGCGGCGACCAACCTTGGGAGGTTGGGCGATCGGGAGTCGATTCCGAAGCTCGTCGGGTTGATTCATGACCCGCATGCCGGGGTGCGCGAGATGGCGCTCTTCTCGCTGGGCATTCTGGGAGATGCGGCCAGCACCGAGGCGGTGTTGGGCGCGATGCATGACTATGACGCCGATGTGCGCTACCGCGCGCTGGTGGCTCTGGGGGATCTGAACTACGCGCATCTCGAAGAGGTGTTGATTCGGGCGATGGAAGATGAGTCCTACGGGGTGCGCGAGCAGGCGCTGACCCAGCTGCGCACGGTGGGCACGCCGCGGTGTTTGCCGGTGGTGCTTAAGGCGCTGCTGGAGCGTGAGTTGGAGATGCAACAGAGCGCCGAGGAGATCCTCGATCGTCTGGTGCCACGGCTGACGCGGGAGCAGTACAAGAAGCTGCCTGATCAGCTCACCCCCCGCGAGCGTCGCCTGGTGCTCAACTACCTGGAGGCGCGCAACCTCCAGGAGGTCTACGGCACGTTGTGGCAGCGTCTGCAGCTGGTCTCCAAGACATCCGCGCCCTCGCGCGGGCTCGATAAGTACGGGCGACTTCTGCACACCGACGAGGAGCGCCCCTTTTTGACGCGCGCGTTTGAGCGCGAGGAGGTCGTCACCACGCTGGTGGAGCATTTCACCGACGATCGCAGCCAGCGCAGTATGCTGCTTGTAGGTGAGGCCGGAGTGGGTAAGACCGCGATCATCCACGAGGTTGCCCTGCGGCTGAGCACCGATGAGGAGGGCTGGCAGATCCTGGAGACGAATACCAGCGAGCTCATCAGTGGGACGCGCTATCTGGGCGACTGGGAGACGAAGCTCAAGGAGATGGCCGAGGCGATTCTCAAGCACGATAAGGTGTTGATGTACATCACCAACCCCAACGATCTGCTGGGGGCGGGCGCGCATTCAAAGAGCGATGAGAACTTTGCGGACTTCTTTAAACCCTATCTGCAGCGCGGACAGCTGCGCATCATCGCCGAATGTACCGAAGACGATCTGAAGAACGGGCTGAGCCGCGACCCGGGCTTTTTGCGACTCTTTCGCCAGGTCAAAGTTCAGCCGATGGATGAGGCTGAGACCCTCAGGGTGCTCACGCGTCGGCTGAGCGTATTGAACCTCGATGACGATCGGCTGCTGGAGGTGGAGCCGGGGTGTCTGGAGCAGATCCGCGACTTCGCCGAGAGCTTCTACACTCGAAGTTTTGCGCCGGGACGAGCCTGCGACCTGATGGATGCGCTGATCGACTATACGGTGCGTCAGGAAGGCACGAAGGTCGGGGAGTTTGTGCTGCGAAGCCACAATATCCCGCCCTGTCTGGCGGAGGTCACGGGCATGAGCCTGGATCTTCTCGACGATACACGGCCGATGGATCTGGAAGAGACGCGGGCGTGGTTTAAGCGCCGGCTCATCGACCAGGAGCGGGCGGTGGATGCGATCGTCGACCGGTTGGCGATGGTTAAAACGGGCATGCACGATCCGGCGCGCCCCCTGGGGGTGTTCTTCCTGGTGGGGCCGACCGGGGTGGGCAAGACCTACTTTACGGGGCTTGTGGCCGAGCGGCTCTTTGGCTCGAAGTCGCGCATGGTGCGCTTTGACTTGAGCGAGTATCAGGGCCGCTTCGCGTTGGAGAAGTTGATTGGTTCTCCCCATGACAAAGATCGCGAGGGGTTGCTCACCGAGGCGATCCGCAACCAGCCCTTCTCAGTGCTGCTCTTTGATGAGTTTGAGAAGGCCGACGCCGAGATCTTCAACCTCTTTTTGCAGATTCTCGATGAGGGTCGGCTGACGGACGCGCGTGGTCAAACGACGGATTTTCGCCAGACGTTGATCTTTTTGACGAGCAACCTCGGGGCCTCCCGCACCAGTGTGCAGGCGATGGGATTCGGGCCGGAGGATCGCCGTCAGGAGCAGGGAGCGCATATTCGCAACAAGCTCGACGAGTTCTTCGCCCCGGAGTTTCTCAACCGCCTCGATGAGGTGTTGGTCTTCAACCCGCTAAGCCCCGATGCGATGGAGCGCCTGGTGGAGTTGGAGCTGAACAAGGCGCTGGGGCGTCGCGGGTTTAAGCGTCGGCGCTTGCAGGTCGAGGTTGACCCGGCGGCGCGGCGCTGGCTAGAAGCGCGGGGGTTCAGCGAGCGCTTTGGCGCCCGCGAGCTCAAACGCACGCTGGAGAAGCACGTGCTCAACGCGATTAGTCGCGCGCTGCTGGAGAATCCGGGGCCGCATACCGGAAAGTGCGCGCGAGTGGGCGTGGAGAACGATCAGATCCGCGTAACCCTGCATAAGGTTTCCAACCCGCCGGCGAAGTCGCCGGGGCTGCCGCGCGAGCCGCGCGCGCCGAGTCGGGTGGAGACGCCCTAA
- a CDS encoding DUF6261 family protein yields the protein MRIVSQSEFFNSYALPPSRLGWAARRAREGIGKVEPAAPPEIGACNEGLIAMTEHYAERHRAWQTARRERAAPELALSDNKLDKSFSNFVSRARMEVEDHGKDSVRAKAAQKLLDGPLNVEVFAVTNTAREDQEAILRSILNDLEASYAQDIEACGLSASFDVLQADFKAFAEAMSQAIKSEAAPTTEELQQLAADISSKSVELIHRVNGAYPTTSEEDRKNRSLILGPFALQNDRAAAFYRRNRGQNTLPDVDLDTGVDVVVTDENAQAPVGDVSEPANA from the coding sequence ATGCGCATTGTGTCTCAGAGTGAATTCTTCAACTCCTACGCTCTTCCGCCCTCGCGCCTGGGCTGGGCCGCTCGCCGCGCCCGGGAGGGGATTGGGAAGGTGGAGCCGGCGGCGCCGCCGGAGATCGGGGCGTGCAATGAGGGGCTGATCGCCATGACGGAGCATTACGCCGAGCGCCACCGCGCCTGGCAGACCGCGCGTCGCGAAAGGGCGGCCCCCGAGCTGGCGTTGAGCGACAACAAGCTCGACAAGAGTTTTTCCAATTTCGTGAGCCGCGCCCGCATGGAGGTCGAGGACCACGGCAAAGACTCGGTCCGCGCTAAGGCCGCCCAGAAGCTGCTCGATGGGCCGCTCAACGTGGAGGTGTTCGCCGTGACCAACACCGCCCGCGAGGACCAGGAGGCGATTTTGCGCTCCATTCTCAACGACCTGGAGGCCAGCTATGCGCAGGATATCGAGGCCTGCGGCCTGAGCGCGTCCTTTGACGTGCTGCAGGCGGACTTTAAGGCCTTTGCCGAAGCGATGAGCCAGGCCATCAAAAGCGAGGCCGCTCCGACCACCGAGGAGCTCCAGCAGCTGGCGGCCGATATCTCGTCCAAAAGCGTGGAGCTGATCCACCGCGTCAACGGCGCCTACCCCACCACCAGCGAAGAGGACCGCAAGAATCGCTCGCTGATTCTGGGGCCCTTCGCCCTGCAAAACGACCGCGCCGCGGCGTTCTACCGCCGAAACCGCGGCCAGAATACCCTCCCCGACGTCGACCTCGACACGGGCGTCGACGTCGTCGTCACCGACGAGAACGCCCAGGCTCCCGTCGGCGACGTGAGTGAGCCGGCAAACGCCTGA
- the rsmG gene encoding 16S rRNA (guanine(527)-N(7))-methyltransferase RsmG, producing the protein MNDVERFCAARGLPADARSLERLEQYVGLLLQFNEAMNLIGPMNRQEVIDELILDSLVAAEARQPAGPILDVGTGAGLPGMVLKIVYSDLPITLVEPRRKRATFLKIVTHRLGLSDVSIRNERIEEVEGDVFDVVISKAFQPPLQWLETARPFVAPGGAVVCMARERDRPELSDRAATLGLRLAGTAAGAGEGDELRVSFAFEAPRQA; encoded by the coding sequence ATGAACGATGTCGAGCGATTCTGCGCGGCGCGCGGGCTGCCCGCAGACGCCCGCAGTCTGGAGCGCCTGGAACAGTACGTGGGGCTTCTGCTGCAGTTTAACGAGGCGATGAACCTCATCGGCCCGATGAACCGTCAGGAGGTGATCGACGAGCTGATCCTCGACAGCCTGGTGGCCGCCGAGGCCCGTCAGCCGGCCGGCCCCATCCTGGATGTGGGCACCGGAGCGGGGCTGCCGGGGATGGTGCTCAAGATCGTCTACAGCGATCTTCCGATCACGCTGGTGGAGCCGCGACGCAAACGTGCGACCTTTCTGAAAATTGTGACGCACCGCCTGGGGCTGAGCGATGTTTCGATTCGCAATGAGCGCATCGAGGAGGTCGAGGGCGATGTCTTTGATGTGGTGATCTCCAAGGCGTTTCAGCCGCCACTGCAGTGGCTGGAGACGGCGCGTCCCTTTGTCGCTCCGGGTGGCGCGGTGGTGTGCATGGCGCGCGAGCGCGACCGCCCAGAACTCTCCGATCGCGCAGCTACGCTCGGTCTTCGTCTGGCCGGTACCGCCGCCGGCGCTGGAGAGGGCGATGAGCTGCGCGTGAGCTTTGCGTTTGAAGCCCCTCGCCAGGCCTGA
- a CDS encoding DUF2752 domain-containing protein, giving the protein MMLPLFAMPLGAWAVRTGVWEFSTCGMKRLFEMPCLTCGATRATLALTHGDIFAAIAFQPLIIALYALIAIWGVLSLFTYVRQRRLVLSLSHREDLMFKALLVLLPAANWFYLYKAGI; this is encoded by the coding sequence ATGATGCTGCCCCTCTTCGCGATGCCCCTGGGAGCCTGGGCGGTGCGCACCGGCGTGTGGGAGTTCTCCACCTGCGGCATGAAGCGCCTCTTCGAGATGCCGTGTCTGACCTGCGGGGCTACCCGCGCCACCCTCGCGCTGACCCACGGCGACATCTTCGCGGCCATCGCCTTTCAGCCGCTGATCATCGCCCTCTACGCGCTGATCGCCATCTGGGGCGTGCTCAGCCTTTTCACCTACGTGCGCCAGCGCCGCCTCGTGCTCAGCTTAAGCCACCGCGAAGACCTGATGTTCAAGGCGCTGCTCGTACTCCTTCCGGCGGCCAACTGGTTCTACCTCTACAAAGCCGGCATCTGA
- a CDS encoding CBS domain-containing protein translates to MIEASELMTGNPERAEVTDPLREVIRKLIELDVRHLPIVENNELVGMISDRDLQGLMVPDGSDLEVMRLSDPRFDQSVSSVMQGDVISVHPETDVNDVIELMIDQKIGAVPVVDPITGALLGIVSYVDVIRHARDYFSGEESAAP, encoded by the coding sequence ATGATCGAAGCCAGTGAGTTGATGACCGGAAATCCGGAGCGTGCTGAGGTGACCGACCCCTTGCGGGAGGTGATTCGTAAGCTTATCGAGCTCGACGTGCGCCACCTGCCGATCGTGGAGAATAACGAGCTGGTGGGGATGATCAGCGATCGGGATTTGCAGGGGCTGATGGTGCCCGATGGCTCCGATCTGGAGGTGATGCGGCTGAGCGATCCGCGCTTTGATCAGTCGGTGAGCTCGGTGATGCAGGGCGATGTGATTTCGGTGCATCCGGAGACGGACGTCAACGATGTGATCGAGCTGATGATCGACCAGAAGATCGGGGCGGTGCCGGTGGTCGACCCGATCACCGGGGCTCTGTTGGGGATCGTGAGTTATGTGGATGTGATCCGCCACGCCCGCGATTATTTCAGCGGTGAAGAGAGCGCGGCTCCTTAA
- a CDS encoding non-canonical purine NTP pyrophosphatase: MEELSTSTVPEGAFVIATGNAGKRRELSKSLGELLDARWEVFDRKSFPHTLEEVVEDADTFEGNAIKKALWTARDTGRASLADDSGLVVAALGGAPGVYSARYSGEGATDASNNQKLTEAIAKLDASTWAGEAGPAARFETVLCLVLGADVVGRTLLARCGLTLDEVPMGAPRNEGELVRVGEWAVVWFRGRVEGQIVCEARGEGGFGYDPHFYVPALGRTMAELTLEEKGAISHRGVAVKRLRAFFGV, translated from the coding sequence ATGGAAGAGCTTTCAACCTCGACGGTGCCCGAGGGCGCGTTTGTGATCGCGACGGGCAACGCTGGAAAACGCCGCGAGCTGTCAAAAAGCCTTGGCGAGCTGCTTGATGCGCGCTGGGAGGTCTTTGACCGTAAAAGTTTTCCGCACACGCTCGAAGAGGTGGTGGAGGACGCCGACACCTTTGAGGGCAACGCCATCAAGAAGGCGTTGTGGACGGCGCGCGATACCGGTCGTGCATCTCTGGCCGATGATAGCGGGCTTGTGGTCGCAGCGCTGGGTGGGGCGCCCGGGGTTTATAGCGCGCGCTACAGCGGGGAGGGGGCCACGGATGCGAGCAATAACCAGAAACTTACCGAGGCCATCGCGAAGCTGGATGCGTCGACGTGGGCGGGGGAGGCCGGACCGGCGGCGCGTTTTGAGACGGTTCTCTGTCTGGTGCTCGGCGCCGACGTGGTCGGCCGCACGCTGCTGGCGCGCTGTGGCCTGACCCTCGATGAGGTCCCGATGGGCGCGCCCCGCAATGAGGGGGAGCTCGTGCGGGTGGGGGAGTGGGCGGTGGTGTGGTTTCGCGGCCGGGTCGAAGGGCAGATCGTCTGTGAGGCGCGCGGGGAGGGCGGCTTTGGCTACGACCCGCACTTCTACGTCCCGGCGCTGGGCCGCACGATGGCCGAGCTGACGCTTGAGGAAAAAGGCGCGATCAGCCACCGGGGGGTGGCGGTGAAGAGGTTGCGGGCATTTTTCGGAGTGTAG